TCTCTGCAGCTGCATGAACAAGAAGTAAGCTTCATTGATGAAGGATGAAACCACTTTCATGTTTCCCCATATTTTAAGACTGAGAACAAGTctgatgctaaagctaatttaGTATAAACTTCAAAAGTCAGtttgaattatatttttattggatGCATTGTTATTAGATACTGCATTATCAATACAAAATCAATATATTGTAACCACAACAATGGCGGGACTACTCAGACTGTCCCACACTGGGTCTTGCTGATCTGTGTCTCTGAGCTGTGGTTGCCCACAGACACCCGACATGTGTACACCTTATGGGTGCCCCAATCGGACGTGCTGATGGACAGAGAGCTGCTCATGTAGAAGCTCTGGTCTGGTTGTTGCACAGCGCTGCTGCTCCAGACTCCACTGTTCACTGGAGTCCCATCAACCAACCAGGCCACCTGAGCAAACGGCCCCCTCTGACGggacacacagagcagagaggctCTGCTGGACTGGAGCTgtgtgagggagggggggaacacagtcaggacaggagcagggaccaaATCTGCAGAAGACAACAGCACAGGAGGTCACACAACACTACAAGAGGAGCAAATCACAGAAATATTTACACAATTACGACAAATGTTGCCACATATTCATTCATGAAACACAAATAAAGTAAatctataataaatacaatcacATATGGACCATATGCTCATGAAAATAACATGATGAAATCAGGGATTGTTTTACAATCAAAGAGAATAAACCATGAACAACTGAAGGGTGAATGTGAACAGTTAAACAATTACAATAAGTCAATAGTTGCATTAtgcttttatatatgttttaaaatacttaaaacaaatactttttgcACCGTGGTTCAGgtaaaattgtattatattgtggTTATAGAGAGTGAAAAAAGTCCATACATTAACACTGTATAAATGCTGATCTCCTGACTTTACTGTGGTTAAAAGTAGTTTAAGATAAGTTTAAGTCACTTACCGGTCACAATGAGCTTGGTGCCTTGTCCGAATACCACAGTGCTTCAGTCTGTGCACACGCTGCTACAAAAACCTCCTCACTCTCATCATGAGGCTGCCACTCCCACACTCCACTCCCACACTCCACTCTGTCACTCCACATGTGTCCCATTACCCAGGGACTGGAGAATCCAACAGTGGAAATATTCAATTCTTAGTATTTTTCTACTTTCATTGTCATATGTCAGTCTCCTTTTAGTCTGGTTTGAGTTTGAGCTCCACATCTCAGTGCAGTAAAAGCAGAAGTGAGGTGCATAGGTTTTTGTCACACTGTGTATCACTGTGATACCTCCTCTTGAGCAGAACCATCCCATGTATGACAgtaataaacagcagaatccaCTCCATCCACATTATTGATAATCAAACGATAATCTGTTTCAGACTGATGATTAGATGTGAATTTAGGAGCTGAAAACCCAGGGCCATACTTCACATCGCTCCAGTTGTGAAAAAATCTCAGAACATATTTAGGAGCTGCTCCAGGGATCTGTTTGTACCAACGGGCAGAGTTAATGACTGTGCCCAGGTTACAGTCCATGGAGgccgtctctcctctcctcacagtCAGAACATCAGGTCTctgtgtcaccgtggtaacagcACTCACACctgtaaacaacaacaagaagacaTGAAATaatcagagacacagagaaacactcCACATGAGCTGAGGGCCTCCTACATGTGAGAGCAGCGGTCAGGGTGAGCAGGTTCCACAGCATGTTGCCACGGAGATGAGGTGTACAGCTTAGAGCAAAAGTGCAGCTTCTATACACACTCAGGCTtataagcagaagaagaagaggagagggaggggccacagcTGACAATCAAAAGGAAAGATTCTTAGATGAGaccaaagagaaagaaaaactgtCAAATAAAGCTTGACCTGCTCTTAAGGTTCTATTCTTGAACAATGGAGAAGACACAAGCAGTAAcctctttaaactttttttttctttctttaaaatacttcctttttttgtaataaagaagAATTATTAAGATTACTGTGTTAGATTTTgggattattaaaacatttacgatatttttggatattttttttcttctttttctaatAAGAAAAAAGGCTGAAGTCATATCATTTTTGACTTTAATCGTGAGAAAACtatcaaaaaaacattttcacaactttaataGCCCCAAATCTATCACAGTAATTGTGATATTTCCAAGTTGGATAATGATTTACAACAAACAAATTGGAGCGACATAATGGAAGACAGTAAAGTTGATCGTAGCTGCTGACAAATTATGATCATAATTAAAGAGATTGTgagcaaatatttaaacatgagGAACAACGACAAACACAAATCCTGATCCTGGATTACTGAGGGAGAAATCACACAACCAAAGATCTGAGAACTGACAGAAacaatttttatatttaggAAATTACAGAGGCCAGAGGGCAATAATCTGTAATGTGGAAAACTacaaacaatattgtaaaaccAAAAGGGAAACAATCACATTTGCAACAACTTAAAATTGGAGAAAACCCACGAGCTCAACACTCTGTCCTCTTTCTTTTGAACAAGTGACTGACTCAGAGGTTTGGCTGTcatcaacaaaataaacaatcacCACACTAAACATCTTTTACACCTTTACACATCATTTATGAAAAGAAATAAGGAAATACTGAGAAAACCTCTAACATGTTTTCACCTGAAATGGCATCTATTATATTGAACAACTTTAATCAGCAATCGATAAAGTCCAAATGGTTGGTGCAGTCTTTTTAGAGCTGAAAAAGGCTTTTGATCTACTACACCGTGATGTCCTTGTACAAAGACTATCTGGACTAAagtttgaggaaacaacaccACAGTGGTTTAAGACATACCTGGAACAAAGACAACAATGTGTAATAATCAACAATGATGAGACTGAGGACACTATGTGACTATGTGACACTGTATGTGACTATAGCACCACTTTTAACACACTCATGTAATTTCATCCAATGTTGGTTCCAGAAAAGGGGTTTTGTGTGTCCTGAGACCAGAGTCATCTCTGCATCATTTGCATAGACTCGGCTGTAGCTAAGAACAATGAACCATGTGAAACAGACAGGTGCGTCCTGCAACTGACTTTAGGATTTATACTTCACTGATGACTCATTTATTCTGAGTTTTAAATTTAGCCTAAAGGGAAACTGTGGGAAACTGGCCACATTTTAGACCAGGCATATTACCATTGGACAGAGAGACCCAGggtgaatttatttattatttgtaaatttctgttttaatatttttctaatATCATTCATTATAAGACATGCATCTCTACAAACATTTTACTTCTTTAAATTTTATGAAGtatatatgtgtttgttttaattgtgtttGCCGGAGATGGGTTTTTTCAGGTCCCTCCCTTCAAAAGGAGACTCACACACAAAGAACCAGCTCTATCTTCAACTGACGACCCACACACTCCTGATGCTTTTTATTCTTGAATTTATTTGAATgaattttttcctttatttattgCAAAGGTAGAACAGTACGACAAACACACTGTTGTTTACAGACTTTAGCATGTATGACAGGACACAGTGGTCCAGGTCCTGGGACTACTCAGACTGTCCCACACTGGGTCTTGCTGATCTGTGTCTCTGAGCTGTGGTTGCCCACAGACACCCGACATGTGTACACCTTATGGGTGCCCCAGTCGCACGAGTTGATGGACAGAGAGCTGCTCATGTAGAAGCTCTGGTCTGGTTGTTGCACAGCGCTGCTGCTCCAGACTCCACTGTTCACTGGAGTCCCATCAACCAACCAGGCCACCTGAGAAAACGGCCCCCTCTGACgagacacacagagcagagaggctCTGCTGGACTGGAGCTgtgtgagggagggggggaacacagtcaggacaggagcagggaccaaATCTGCAGGAGACAACAGCACAGGAGGTCACACAACACTACAAGAGGAGCAAATCACAGAAATATTTACACAATTACGACAAATGTTGCCACATATTCATTCATGAAACACAAATAAAGTAAATCTGTAATAAATACAATCACATATGGACCATAGGCTCATGAAAATAACATGATGAAATCaggaatttttttttacacattgatTGTTTTATGTGAGACTGATGCTTAGAACATATTACACAACTCAAAGCAAATGAGGGCTCAAAATAAACCATGAACAACTGAAGGGTGAATGTGAACAGTTAAACAATTACAATAAGtcataagtttaatgcattatggttttatatatgttttaaaatacttaaatactttttgcaAAGTGGTACAGgtaaaattgtattatattgtggTTATAGAGAGTGAAAAAAGTCCATACATTAACACTGTATAAATGCTGATCTCCTGACTTTACTGTGGTTAAAAGTAGTTTAAGAGAAGTTTAAGTCACTTACCGGTCACAATGAGCTTGGTGCCTTGTCCGAATACCACAGTGCTTCAGTCTGTGCACACGCTGCTACAAAAACCTCCTCACTCTCATCATGAGGCTGCCACTCCCACACTCCACTCCCACACTCCACTCTGTCACTCCACATGTGTCCCATTACCCAGGGACTGGAGAATCCAACAGTGGAAATATTCAATTCTTAGTATTTTTCTACTTTCATTGTCATATGTCAGTCTCCTTTTAGTCTGGTTTGAGTTTGAGCTCCACATCTCAGCGCAGTAAAAGCAGAAGTGAGGTGCATAGGTTTTTGTCACAGTGTGTATCACTGTGATACCTGCTCTTTAGCAGATTTATCCCATGTATTACAgtaataaacagcagaatccaCTCCATCCACATTATTGATAATCAAACGATAATCTGTTTCAGACTGATGATTAGATGTGAATTTAGGAGCTGAAAACCCAGGGCCATACTTCACATCACTCCAGCTGTGATAAAATCTCAGAACATGTTGAGGAGCTGCTCCAGGGATCTGTTTGTACCAACGGGCAGATTTGTCAGTGACTGTGCCCAGGTTACAGTCCATGGAGgccgtctctcctctcctcacagtCAGAACATCAGGTCTctgtgtcaccgtggtaacagcACTCACACctgtaaacaacaacaagaagacaTGAAATaatcagagacacagagaaacactcCACATGAGCTGAGGGCCTCCTACATGTGAGAGCAGCGGTCAGGGTGAG
This sequence is a window from Periophthalmus magnuspinnatus isolate fPerMag1 chromosome 24, fPerMag1.2.pri, whole genome shotgun sequence. Protein-coding genes within it:
- the LOC117393023 gene encoding immunoglobulin kappa light chain-like; this encodes MLWNLLTLTAALTCVSAVTTVTQRPDVLTVRRGETASMDCNLGTVTDKSARWYKQIPGAAPQHVLRFYHSWSDVKYGPGFSAPKFTSNHQSETDYRLIINNVDGVDSAVYYCNTWDKSAKEQVSHTVVFGQGTKLIVTDLVPAPVLTVFPPSLTQLQSSRASLLCVSRQRGPFSQVAWLVDGTPVNSGVWSSSAVQQPDQSFYMSSSLSINSCDWGTHKVYTCRVSVGNHSSETQISKTQCGTV
- the LOC117393022 gene encoding immunoglobulin kappa light chain-like; its protein translation is MLWNLLTLTAALTCVSAVTTVTQRPDVLTVRRGETASMDCNLGTVINSARWYKQIPGAAPKYVLRFFHNWSDVKYGPGFSAPKFTSNHQSETDYRLIINNVDGVDSAVYYCHTWDGSAQEEVSHTVVFGQGTKLIVTDLVPAPVLTVFPPSLTQLQSSRASLLCVSRQRGPFAQVAWLVDGTPVNSGVWSSSAVQQPDQSFYMSSSLSISTSDWGTHKVYTCRVSVGNHSSETQISKTQCGTV